Part of the Sorghum bicolor cultivar BTx623 chromosome 1, Sorghum_bicolor_NCBIv3, whole genome shotgun sequence genome, ttgtacggggaagaggcaatgttgcccgaagaaatcaaacaccaaagcctgcgttccatgaagcagcagttggctgaagatgaagagtactgcaaagaaaccttagaatcaataagacttgaggcagtggagaacattaccaggtatcaacaagaaacaaagaattggagagaccgcaaggtagtacgaaaagacatacaaaatggggacctggtgctcaggaaaaaaggagaacacccaaacgctggtaaattgcaacccaaatgggaaggaccttatacagcaatacaagcgggaaggtcgggatccttctacctgaaagacctcgaaggtagaacctccacccacacgtggaacgtcgacaatctacgtagattttacatttgaatgtaaggatgacccctgcaaaataagcggcggcatccacatccctaaatacgcttgttttctttttctctactttttcgcattccaaggtctgcactcttttcctcacaggggtactcctaccaggaggtgaggtttttaacgaggcagaacctatgtaaaaacctctgaaatataaagaggaatccaccccagaaccaaagcccaaaagtcgaaaaacagccagcaacgaggctgtagcattcgacaaaacatcacgtgatcacaaggaccctccgcagctttcatccaaaagctaagaaagctcggaacgtcctcaaaggtgaaaaaacaccaaatccttagcaaaagacctagccaagagccgggcagcaaggataacatggccaaaaagtgaaaaagtcatgtcctcctcaggcatcacaacatggccagaaggaacaaaaccttcaaacctgacaaagacctgaGGAGAATCAGGCATCAGGAACTATATTATTTTTGCCAAAAGGCAGCGGAGGTTTAACATTCACAAGACAGACCTCGACAAAATTCACATAACCTTCACCAAAATAAGGTCGAAGGTATCCTGCTACTCCAAGCAGACCCCTAACAAACAAAATGTGAAATTAAAACGAAACTACAATAACCCTCAGTCAGGTACAGCAAAACCAACTACCGCAACAACCATCAATAACCCGTCAATAAACTTTAACCTAACTAAGTACATAAAATAAATGCACgaaagcctataaaaccagGCTCACCCTACCCCCACCCTCAATCAGAATCAGTATACAAagacccgagcatcgagtgcaatcctagcagtcaaaaagcaaaaatcctaggccaccatggaagcaggagttagcctcacaacaccaacaaaagtttgtatcgcacgaagcttcgtaatactagaactccggcgttgtgatgaacatcgaccacaaagtcgtgtacagccacaacagaaacaatggaagtcagactcagaggtctctgaagggtatcgcacgaagtctcgtaacgtcccttcagaacctccgactcagaaagccgaaggttctcctcgacaacactccacgggagtcgagcaaaggaaaaaaaatagcacaattcaGCGAAGGATCCTTCGCGCCAAAAAAGTCGAAGGTTCTAAGGCCAAGAAACAGCGACCCTCCGCGCAAGAAAAAATCAACAACACCTTCGCAACATCAAGCATCAAGAACAAGCAATCCACAGCAAcacaaagatccttaggatcaacaccacCGTAACGTTGCAATATATAAATGCTGTAGCGCGAAGGTTGTAATAAAAATGAGATCGAAGGTTGTAGCAAACTTAAAAACTATATTATTGATGAATAAATCATTACAAAAGTTCGTTtacaagaaaagaaaaaaatcatcCTTCGACACATAAAAAGTCGAAGGTTATAGCTAGCTTGTGCAAGTCAAACTTACAAATCCTCCTTCGACTAAACAACCGAAGGATCTATGAGTCACGTACAAGTTATAGCGCGAACGTTGTCAAAATTAAAAGGTGCGGAAACCATGTGGtaaaaatgtctgatctttatTAACCATATACAATGTACATAACAGAAGCTTACAACAAAAAACGAGAAACATCCTCCGACCGTAAAACGTCGAAGGTTCTAAGACCCTCGCACAATTCTAACATACGAATCTGGGAAAAGCCTAAGATCATCACAGTAATCACGAACAAGGAAATCAACTAAGTCATCTATACTACGCGTAGGATACTTATGGCGCCACCAGTCAATTAGATAACCCCTCGCGTACAAATCTCCACGCTTGAACGTCACTGGGGTAACGTAACTTCCTTCGACAAAGTTCGAAGGAAGATCTTCCAACGGAGCGGAACTCACAACCTGCGCAGAAAATAACAACTTCAAAGACAACACAAACGAAGGATAAAACCAAAAAACCAAACGAAGCTTTCGAACCTCCGGaaaaccttgaagaaaaggctcaGCAACATCCTCAGAGGCCTCCGCCACCCAGCGTACCCTATCCCTCTCACCAAAGATGCGAAGGATGGGATATGGCAACTACATAAACACATCAAATCATGTCAAAAAATACAAGTAAAACCTACGATaaacgaaaagaaaaacaaaaaacaccacctaagccggaggccatgaacctcggcGCGCAAGCGACTGGATAAATCCAGATCCTTCGCCATCAATATCATATCCAACAAACTCGAACATATCCACCAATCTCATGTTAGGGATGGCAACTCGCCAGTACTCCCACAATTCGCCAGAAACATAAATCTCTTTGTAAAAAATCGAAAGGGGAGTAATGAaatgatcctgcgcaggtcctccgccagagacctgcgcaggatcaaaGTGTAAAACAAAGGCTTATCTGAAAACAACTTAATATATTACATCCTCAAAAGTCTGTACAAAATAAGCAAAACCTCCGGCCTTATTTACAAAAAGCGTCACATGCTTGGACGCAAAAAAGACTAAGATAAACCTAAAAACTAACAAGcctcacacctgaggcggaggaggagcagaagtCTCGGGCAGCTCTGAAACCTTGGCACCAGATCCCTCCGGAGCCTTGGCACCAGCATCACGAGCCTCCGCTTCAGTCTGGGTCGGAGGACGCGCCTCCCTCGGTGGACGCGAAGGACCGGCCTTGTCAACCTTAGCCTCCTTCTTCGCAATCTCCTACAAAATACCCATCTTAAGTAACATTGCAAAGCAGCAAAGcaaaatacaaaaagaaaaaaaaaatcaacaatacctcagcgcgacgagcctccgccatcttcttcgcctcagcccgcccaaacctaatccagaacgaactgATAAAGTTCCGGACAGATTTGCGCAGGCTAGGGGTGCCTTCGCCAACGTCCTCCGCCGCAGCAAATTCCTCCTTGGCGACTCCCTCCGCGTGAGAGCAACCTCCGCGGCGTAAAAGCCTAGCGAAAGAGCTAACCGCggccaaagccccaaaatcaacagcaCCCCCGACAAAGTCGGGGAGCATGCGGATATGAGACTTCAGCCATGCGAGGGCAGCCCCAACATCGCCGCCgggcggaggagcagaggtgcttcccccaaacttcgcaagcgagtcggcatagagcccaacaatagctgcagcctccgcttccgccttctgtatgcgagtctgcagctcagccgcagacgtccgctcagcgtcaagctctttgcgaaggcgttcagcaatgtcctccgccTTCTCGGCTCGCTGCAGGGCTAAGTCCCTAACTCTCCCCGCCTCAGCGACACTTGTGCGGAGGACCGCCGCCGAAGCTTCGGCatcttccttctctttcttcagAACCTCCGATCCAGCCTTATAGTCATCCCTCTCCTTTCTCAGGGAATCAATCTCCTTCCTGACGGAGGAAAACTCCCTAACCTCCTCCGACAGACGAGCCTTCTCAGCCTCCAAGGTCTCGTTCTCCTTCTTCAGAGCACCAATCGCCTCATCACggcagataacctcccgggagcAACGCTCCTCCAAGGCGGCAGCCATGTGATGACCATGCTCAAAAATAAACAGTTACAACAAACCTCCGAGTGAAAAACCGCGAAGGAAGATACAACAAATCGCAAACGtacaaggctatggtgctcaTATTGCATGCGAAGGAGCGTGTCAAAGTCCATGCCGCGGAGCTTCTGACGAAAACGATCTGTAAAGCAAAAAACAAGTAAGAAAAAACATCGTAAGAAACAAAAAACCTTTGGCGGAGGCCAGAAAACGAACCTCCGACCAAGGAATGAACCTCGCGCAAGGCATCagtccaacctgtgatcgaaggatcagaagcacctgcgcaaaacaaaaacaaaccttagaataaaatgccaaaaacaaaccaaactgttgaaccaaaaaaaagaaactcaCCGGGACCAAGAACATCAGCAGGCGAAGGCCTGTTGGCCAACGCAGAAGGCGCAGGCTCACGCGGCGGAGGAACGGCAAGTCCTTCCTGCGCAACGCTAGCGCCTTTAGCCATCTCCTCCGCGGTAGCCAGCCCAGCAAAAACATCCGCTGAAAGATAAACCAAAAACATGAGACCAAGTCAATCAAAACTTGCAGAAAAACAAATAACCAACAAAAAAACATTACCCATGTACAACGAATTAATACCGTCACCAGTCGGACGAAGGGGAGCCTCCGCCCTCCTGATCCTCCGAACAGAGGCGGACTCAGCTTCGTCGCTGGACTCCACCTGAACCTCCTTAGGCGGAGACCCTCCGCCAACTGAAGCCCCACGCACAGGACCCTCAGACGCTGCAGGATTTGCCTCCCGCGCAGGGCTCGCctcaggggcctccgcgtcggaAGACTCCTCCCCAAGAAGAGACGCGAAAGGCGCGCGCACAGAGGACACCGCACGCGAAGCTTCAACTTCAGGAGCTCCACCAGCAGCAGCGGCCTCCGCGGGTGCAGAAGCTACCGAGTTTGACTCGGCAGCAGATGAGCGGgcggaggaagactccacaggAGTCTCTAGCACAACCTCCGCCCTCCGCTTCTTCGCAAGTTGCTTTACTGCGCCGccccctttcctcttcttcgactccgccaAAGCAACAGCCTTCGAGgagtccttcttcttctccaatcCAAGCAACACATCCGGAGGAATAACATAATCCTCATACTCGATCCCCAATTCCTCAAAAACGCGGTTGAACCGGGGCATCGTCCCAAGCGCAGACCTCCGCTGGAGATATTCCTTCTCCGAGATCTTCCCGACGATCCTCCGGGCAGAAACCTCCACACGATCAAGGAAGGACTCCTTGGTCTCATCCTCCGGAATACCCGCGCCGAACCGGGGAAACGGCAACCCCTCCGGAGGACCAAACACAGGGACTTGCACCATCTCAATGGTGAACTCATCGGTCCTGCGGCCAAGGGGCCAGTAGTCAGCAgcgaccatctcctcaaccaaaTCCCGGCCTCCGGAATATCGGCATGCCAGCGCAAATGCCTTATCACAAGCCAGTCGCTCCTCCGACATCTCCTGCGAAGGATCAACCTTCGAGAAAGGCTTCAGCTCCTTCATCAACGACGCGTAAGGATAAACTTTATCAACGCTGCCGTCATCTAAAGTCTTCGACGCAGCGGGGGTCCTCACGTAGAACCAGGctctcatccaatccttctcccacttacccttttggcagtaggagatctcgcaccttcgcccaggcattgtgcggcgcggcatgaacgcgcagcttccaaactgcgcaatgcactcaacaccttcggcatccttcaccttcttaggtTGACGCTGAAGTTCAAAATACGAGCAGAAAGTATCAATGTGGGGCATTGCTCCGTAGGATTCACACGCCCAGGCGAATTTGCTAAGTGTCAGTATCCCATTGGGACTGAAATGCTGTAGCTCCACGTTGAAACTCTCCATCACTTCACGAAGGAAATGATATGGAGGCATCCGAAGCCCGCAAGTGAAGAAATCCCTAAAAACAACAGCATAACCTTCACCAGGCGCAGGCACCGTTTGACCCGCAGGAGGAGCCTCCGCCCGACCTTCCTTGAAAAACCTAGCCTCAACCATGTCAGCGATATCCTCCGTCCTCACAGTCGACTGCCCGAACTCAAAAGTAATCGCCGCCATCTCCTCGAACTCCTTCGCACTGATCAAGTCAccaacagaagcttcgacgtcagACAACGTCTCCTCCAGATCTCGAGCTACAGCcacctcaagcatccactcctcaaacctccgcagCCAACCTCCAGACCTCACACTAAGGAAATTGcgcaaaggaccagaaaaatctgacctcGAAGGACGCGGTGAAGGAAGCTGAGCCACCGTAAAACCTCCGACAATACTTTAGAACTAAACAGAAACGCACGCGAGCAGCTCAGAGAGAAAGATGTAGCGAAGGAAGGTGTGCAGGCAATGAGCAGCAGGGGTGAGAGCTCAAGGCTCCCCAGCatccccttttataggggggggcctgcgaccgcgcggccgttgcgattccccgcgCCCAACGGCTATAAGCGGAGGAATCGCCCAGACCGTTGCGCTTCGTCAATGCCAACGGCTAACTCCAACGGCAATAACATCCTCCGCAATCCTCCGCAATCTAACGCGCGTAGGATATCAGACTAACATAGCAGCAATGATCGGAGGATCCGGCAAAATAAAGAAACAAGAAAAATTATgactaagtaaaagaaacaGTTATCCAACATTTGCTAACAAacacatcctgcgcaccaggggggaaggcagcaaccatgctcATAATCTCCGCAGCGTAGcatgtttttgagcacatggaccgcaggagtgccattagcccaaaaaggggggaactgttggggaaaagctgcatccttccccctggtagcgtcggaggttatccttcacctgaggaacctccgacgcctgaaacgtcggaggatatccttcgacgggaaatgctaatgttgacgactcgtctagtcgtgcaaagtgtgtgcagggactgagacaccggcggaggtCCACGAACGAGGAAAGGttggaacctccgaccctcccgggtccgaggatggcgggagaacgcagccaggccaaggaacctccgactggaccaggctaaggaggaactcccggggtggccgggtggagcaacctccgaccagccgggctgcggaacctccgacaccaaagcatcggaggatccgcaactgggcggaggatccgagcctccgacctgctgaggccccagtcaaaggatgaacgaagggtttgcaatgtgaaattacgcgggtgtattagggtcagtagactgcgatgaaagaatatgctggaatattcccccaccgtcacggggcatttatgtaaatgtcattgggtcggtttccgggccctatataaggggcgtgatGCCGCCATTAATaagagagagcattcactgttttcacctactgttgagcctGCTGTCCGTTGGAGCTcagacctctcacggcaccgagtgagaaggttcactattcaccgtactgctggggagtgcggagagcaTCTTCCCAACACACACTCTCCCTCTTAATTCTCTCCATAACACAATAAGTCAATAATCCAACAACCAAAAACGAAAAAGAAACCCTTGCTAATTGATCGATGTAATGTAACACCTCGTTTACACGGTTAAGCAACGATTTCATGCTGTGCACGCATTTGCCGTGTATTAGTGGCATGCATCATTTCCAGGTCGAATTTGCCAAGGATAGGAGAAGCTCATCATCAGCTCGTACGGTGCTGTCCTGCGACTTCCTTTTGGGTGCAGTGCAGCACCCAACCAATTTATGGCCGATCAATCCATCCCGCGTTTTGTGCTGCGCAGTACATTCGGCGATGGCGACCGGCCAACGAAGCCCTCGTTAAGCCACGTTTAGCGCAGTATCGCCAAGACGCCAAAGCTAATGTCGTTGGCTCGTTGCCGCGCGCGTTGTGCGTGCCGTGCTGCAACGCCGGAAAACGTGATGATCTGCTCATGCCACACACCGTAGTCCACCTCTTGCatgtagaaaaaaaaagaaacaatatTGTACATCTAGAGCAAGGCAAAAGAGAATATGTTTCGCCAGACGATATAGTTGAAAAATCACAAAGTGTAGGTTTATGGTAGACCGTGGATCACCGATCATTGGCCTAGCCTAATAATCATGGAGAGGTGCAGTGGGGCATTAGTTTAGTTATAGGTGGGTTGTCTTTCTCCTCCGAGGGACATTTAACTACTCAAATGCATCTGAAACACGAGAAagtatgtgtatgtgtgctGTATCTGCATGCAATAAACACAACACACCAATTGTCTCACACAGCGCCTTGCTCTGCAGCTCACGCTGCTATGTTTGTTTGAGTTTATCTTCCGAATCTATTAGTCATTCAAcattgtttttctctcacaacaaatcagcaaatAGTCAAGGCTTATCAGCCAAGTAAACAGAGACGAGTCATTGACTTGTTGGTATCGCAACTTGCAGGTAAACGAGGAGAGACTAGTAGTTAGGGCGTCTTAATTACTCCGTCGCGAAATGCACATGCCGCAGCTCTGCTCTTCGTAGTCTTGTTTGACCTCAACAATAACAAAAGATGATATAACATACTCTAAGCCTGGAAAAAGAAGCTCGTCTCGTCGCTCCTTGATCCGGGCTCTGCTGGCAACCTGCACCTACCGAAACGCATTTGTTTTTTCACGAGAGGAGCCGGAACGCACTCGATCGAGCACTTCGTCATTTTCTTATGGGACCCGGTAGTAGCAGCACCGACGGACGGATGACGGACTGGCCACTTGGCGAGGCCACCAGGGGCCAGCAAAGCGAGCGAACCGAGTCCGTTTTAACTCTGAGACATGCCACGCACCGTATTTTAGCCCGCTGAGTGAACTCAGCATGTACGTACTGATAGGATAGAATCATACTGTCACGGAATCTGGCGGTTAAACACGGACATGTGACACGTCACACTTACTTTTAAGCGCAGGCTTTTCAGCCCAAAATCTCATGCGCCGATCGAAACGAACGACCATTGGTTGACACAGAAATCCGTGGCGTGGCGACGGTAAGAAGGCTCCCCAATCCGCCAAGGGGCTCAAAAAGCTTGGCGGGCACCGTGAAAAGCGCCCGAAACCGGCAGAAACGCTCGCGCGCGGGGGGGCGAAAACCGCGGGGTTGCCGCGCTCGCCGGCGGCCCTCTGTGGGCTCTGGGCTAGTACCTGGCTGCCTCGCCGGCCTCGTCGCCCGCAGCGAGACACGGACGCGGACCCCGACCTCACCATTGCGTCCCGCCTTTTTCCTGCTTACGCACACGCGAACCTTGTGTGCGCGGCCGCCGCTGCGCACACCGACACTTTCCCTCCGGACCCGCATGCCAGCCTGTGACTGACCTCGCGCTGCCCCCACCCACCACACCGCGTCTcacgtctctctctctctctccttccgTCGGCTCGGTTGGCCTTTGGCTCTGGCTctgcttctctctctctctcttcactTATAAGCAagctctctcacacacacctcACTctgctttctctctctctctctctctctacataCAAAGCGGAAAAAAAACCACACCCAAAAGAAAGGCTCACACCACCCACCACCATTAGCTTAGCCTACTACTCCATCCTCTCGCTGTCTTCCCCAGCCAACAAATCGACCTAGCTGGGAACAAGAGAGGGGGCTAGAGACAGAGGAGGGCAGCGCAGCACGCACCACCGAGCTCCGAGcagaagcggcggcggcggaggaggaggaggcagagCAATCCGCAGGGAGCAGAGGCCGCGCGCGCAGCCATGGGCAGCGCGCCGGTGCACGGCGCCCTTGTCTTATTCCTCCTGCTCCTGGTAGGGGCGGCGGCCGAGGAGACGGCGCCGCAAGAACCCACATTGCCCGCCGccagctccggctccggctccggcgctgccggctcggcggcggcggtcggGGTCAACTCCAACTCCGTGCTGGTGGCGCTGCTGGACTCGCACTACACGGAGCTGGCGGAGCTGGTGGAGAAGGCGCTGCTCCTGCAGACGCTGGAGGACGCCGTCGGGAAGCACAACGTCACCATCTTCGCGCCGCGGAACGAGGCGCTGGAGCGGGACCTGGACCCGGAGTTCAAGCGCTTCCTGCTGGAGCCGCGCAACCTCAAGTCGCTCCAGGCGCTGCTGCTCTACCACGTCCTGCCCTCGCGCCTCCCCTCCGACGCCTGGCCCGCGGCCTCCCACCCCACGCTCTCCGGCGAGGAGGTcgagctcgccgccgccggtaCTGGCACCGGCATGCGTGTCGGCCACGCCGCCGTCACGCGCCCGGACGCTGTGCTTAGGCCTGACGGGGTCATCCACGGCATCGAGCGCCTCCTCGTCCCGCGCTCCGTGCAGGAGGACTTCAACCGCCGCCGCAGCCTCGCCGCAATCTCGGCCGTGCTGCCCACGGGCGCGCCTGAGGTCGACCCCAGGACGCACCGCCTCAAGAAGCCCGCGCCGCCGGTTCTCCCCGGCGCGCCCCCCGTGCTCCCGATCTGGGACGCCATGGCGCCTGGCCCCTCCATCGCCCCCGCGCCCGCGCCTGGCCCCGGCTCCGGGAAGCACCACTTCGACGGGCACAGCCAGGTCAAGGACTTCATCCAGACGCTGCTCCTCTACGGCGGCTACAACGAGCTCGCCGACATCCTCGTCAACCTCACCTCCCTCGCCACCGAGATGGGCCGCCTCGTCTCCGAGGGCTACGTCCTCACCGTGCTCGCCCCCAACGACGAGGCCATGGCGCGCCTCACCACGGACCAGCTCAGCGAGCCGGGGTCGCCGGAGAACATCCTCTACTACCACATGATCCCGGAGTACCAGACCGAGGAGTCCATGTACAACGCCGTGCGCCGCTTCGGCAAGGTGCGCTACGACACGCTGCGCCTGCCGCACAAGGTGGTGGCGCGGGAGGCCGACGGCTCCGTCAAGTTCGGCCAGGGCGAGGGCTCCGCCTACCTCTTCGACCCGGACATCTACACCGACGGCAGGATCTCCGTGCAGGGCATTGACGCCGTGCTGTTCGCGCCGGACGACACCAAGGCCACACAGACCGCCGATCCGAACAGGAAGCCTCCCGCCATCGTCACccacaagaagaagatcaaGCTCCGGCGAGGTCAGTACCTACCTTCAGATCTGGACTTGGTCCTTTCTGTCCTGCTCGTATCATTACAGATTGCTAAAAAGTAGCCCACCACATTGTCCTTGTTTCAATAATAGCACCGAAATTTACAGGTCGTGATCTAGATTAGGGGAGGTTTGTAGATTAATTTTGCAGCTGATTATTAACATCAATCAACGCGAGCTGATCAGTTAGTGGTCAGAATGTTGTCGGTGAGGGTACCGGTGAGTGTTCCGATCCTAGCGGCCAGGATTTAATAATTTATCAGTTGGTGGGCGATGAGTACCGGGTAGTAGAATAAAGACGAAGGCGTTGGCATAAATAaaatgtaagcagcaattagGGTTCCTTCCTATTGACATGGCCGTATTGGAGGTCATCTGGGACTGTCGGTGCCCGTTTGGACATTTTCTACCATGACTCAACCAACCAATATTACTGTAGTCTCCGTAGGTTTTTATATGATGTGTCACAAATGCTCACCTTCTGTAGTACTGGCCAACGTGTGACTACCGTGAAAACATGGATGTGAACTGAAGCAATAGTAATGGTTGGGCATATGTTGGTGGGTGGTTGCCTTCAGCATCTTTTTGATGGCTGATACCGTTCCTGGGACTGCAAGCAACACTGTTCTTTAACCCATGACACATGAGCAACAATTTTGCCTTTTTGCAAAGCATGAAAGTCTCATGCCGAAGCCTTGGTCACGTCCTTGTTGTCATAGTTTAGGTGGAATAGTAGCTAAATAAATTGGTTATGCTTAGAGGTAGGGCAACGCCGAATTGTGTGCCTTGTAGGGGAAAATAGCGATAGTTGGTAGTGTTCAGACTGCAGAAACTGTAAATGAACGGAATCAAAATCTGGCCTGTGTTGAGAGGGAAATCCTCAGAAATATACATATAAGCTGAATTAGACAGCTCAGTTCAATCCAAACCACTAAACCTCTGTAGGCCTTGGGAGCAGGAATATACCAAAATCTTCTAGGAATGTGATGTGGGCAGGGACCTTAAAATCATTAGGCCAGTTCTGCGCTGTTGAAACTGGGGAGATTCTCTTGCAATAACCCTTGCATCATGATCAGGGAGATTCTTCCTCAATGAGGACTGTGACATGGCAAATTGGCAATGCTGATTGCATAATTTGATACATTTAGTCTAGCTTTTTTGGGTAATCTTCAGTCTCCACCCTCAAGTTTCAGTTCCACGTGATTTTGATGCTAGGCCCATTCCACCTTCCATAGGCGGTGTTTACCTGCTTGCAGCCTTCGAAGCCAAGTTACTGTGGGCCATTGTCATGCCCCTTGGCATCCATGAGAATTTGTAGTATAGTATGTTTTAAAATCTGCAAGTTTTCTTTggcataaataaatatttaggcATCGGGTGCTGTCCTGCTGATTTGACGGGTTATCTGTTACAGCATAATCTAGCGTTTATTCTTTGTTTGGAGTACTTTCTACCAAAGTATTCCTTCTTCTGTTCGGCAACCTGTCGGTGTCATTATTTTCTTATAATAACCATGCAGTTAGTCTTACGCTTTTGTTCCCCAACTAAACACACTGCAGGTAAATTGTTAGAAGCAACGTGCCAAATGGCCGGGCTCTTTGGTCAGCGATCGCGATTTGCAAGCTGCCAGTAGACGGGGAAAGGATTGATCGATCTCCATGATACCGAAAGACGAACGAACTGAAGATGGGCTGGCGCTGGAGAGGGAGCCGCGTCCACATTATTAtttgttttattttctttttttgtttattaTGAGAATAATAATGAATGAATCAGGTGGGGGGATGTAAACTCGGTGGTTGTTGGTGTGTccagagaaaaagaaaaggagaaaaagaaaggcagaaaaaaaaaattgtccaTACATGAACAAGCCCAGGGTCGTCGTCTGTGTATAGGAAGGAATTAAAACGTTTTTGTTTTTCTGTTTTGTTTTTCTGTCATTCTTTGCTTTTGTTCCCGTTTTGGCAATGAGAATATCGGGTAAACACATAATCATTCTTATTATTCTTTTTACTTCTTACTATTATtcctttttcttattttatatatacTCCTATATATATTTTCTTGTCGCATTCGACGTGATCAATCTTTGTAAAGATTGCGATTGCGAGGCTGTTTGATGTGTCTGGGTGTACCCGCGTTGCACTTGCAAGAGTCGTCACAGTGGGGAGGAATCTTGTGGAGAACATGATGGGTCTGGGGAGCAATTAACAAGAGAAGATGAGATGCTCCCACTCAGAAGTTGCTGGTGCTATTAATCAAGCAGGCGCCAGCTAATGGCGCCGGATGGCTTTGCATGATTGTATGCTACTATCTACGCACTATGCCAAAAAGCCTTATCAGCGACGCTTCTACATAGACTAAGAACAAAAAGAGTCACTGATAAGGCTATCAGCGACGCGGGTTAGCTAGACGCGTCGCTGATAAGCTGCCACCATGGCTGGAATGCTGAGAACAATATATCAGCGACGCGGGTAAAGAAAACGCGTCGCTGATATAGTCTGCGACGCGTATTAACAACACGCGTCACAGATAGGAGGTACTATTAGTGACGCATTTTATGAATGCGCGTTACTGATAATAGAAGTGACGCGTCACTGATAGAGGGACATATCAG contains:
- the LOC8083907 gene encoding fasciclin-like arabinogalactan protein 16 produces the protein MGSAPVHGALVLFLLLLVGAAAEETAPQEPTLPAASSGSGSGAAGSAAAVGVNSNSVLVALLDSHYTELAELVEKALLLQTLEDAVGKHNVTIFAPRNEALERDLDPEFKRFLLEPRNLKSLQALLLYHVLPSRLPSDAWPAASHPTLSGEEVELAAAGTGTGMRVGHAAVTRPDAVLRPDGVIHGIERLLVPRSVQEDFNRRRSLAAISAVLPTGAPEVDPRTHRLKKPAPPVLPGAPPVLPIWDAMAPGPSIAPAPAPGPGSGKHHFDGHSQVKDFIQTLLLYGGYNELADILVNLTSLATEMGRLVSEGYVLTVLAPNDEAMARLTTDQLSEPGSPENILYYHMIPEYQTEESMYNAVRRFGKVRYDTLRLPHKVVAREADGSVKFGQGEGSAYLFDPDIYTDGRISVQGIDAVLFAPDDTKATQTADPNRKPPAIVTHKKKIKLRRGKLLEATCQMAGLFGQRSRFASCQ